From a region of the Gammaproteobacteria bacterium genome:
- the astA gene encoding arginine N-succinyltransferase: protein MLIIRPITEADYPALMQIAHDSGIGFTSLPTNETLLRSRIAHSEDSFLTETDQPGNEGYLLVMENTLTGEVVGTSGVESAVGLEHAFYHYHLGKVVHSSQELKVHNTIETLTLCNDHTGSAELCTLFLKQSARGGNNGRVLSRFRFLFLAEFTERFGKIVIAEMRGVSDEQGISPFWQWLEKHFFGMDFPTADYLSGIGNKVFIPELMPRLPIYASLLSTEAQAVIGQVHDNTRPALKLLQREGFSCRGYVDIFDAGPTVECELAQIKAVKDSIRVLVTIGDVESGAAHIACNTDLKNFRATEVHIDVDHQQGRATITQQHADALKVKQDDVIRILSL from the coding sequence ATGTTAATTATTCGTCCAATTACTGAAGCTGATTATCCAGCATTAATGCAAATTGCGCACGACTCAGGCATTGGTTTTACGTCATTACCAACTAATGAAACCTTACTTCGCTCGCGCATTGCTCATTCTGAAGATTCATTTTTAACCGAGACCGACCAGCCTGGCAATGAAGGCTATTTACTAGTAATGGAAAATACCCTTACCGGTGAAGTTGTTGGTACTAGTGGTGTTGAGTCAGCAGTTGGGCTTGAGCATGCATTTTATCATTACCATCTAGGCAAGGTAGTTCATAGCTCGCAAGAGCTTAAAGTACACAATACCATTGAAACCTTAACCCTATGTAATGATCACACCGGTTCAGCTGAACTGTGTACCTTGTTTCTTAAGCAAAGCGCTCGTGGCGGCAATAACGGCCGTGTATTATCACGGTTCCGTTTCTTGTTTTTAGCTGAATTTACTGAACGCTTTGGTAAAATTGTGATCGCTGAAATGCGTGGCGTTTCAGATGAACAAGGTATCTCACCGTTTTGGCAGTGGTTAGAGAAACATTTTTTTGGAATGGACTTTCCAACGGCCGACTATTTGTCAGGCATTGGCAATAAAGTGTTTATTCCTGAGTTAATGCCGCGCCTGCCAATTTACGCCAGCTTGTTAAGCACCGAAGCGCAGGCCGTGATAGGTCAAGTGCATGACAATACCCGTCCGGCACTAAAATTGCTGCAACGTGAAGGTTTTTCATGTCGTGGTTATGTTGATATTTTTGACGCTGGCCCAACTGTTGAGTGTGAATTAGCGCAAATAAAAGCGGTAAAAGACAGTATTCGAGTTCTGGTCACTATTGGTGACGTTGAATCAGGAGCTGCTCATATCGCTTGTAATACCGATTTGAAAAACTTCCGCGCTACTGAGGTCCATATTGATGTTGACCATCAGCAAGGTCGCGCGACTATTACTCAGCAACACGCGGATGCCTTAAAGGTAAAACAAGATGACGTTATCCGAATCTTGTCACTGTAA
- a CDS encoding aspartate aminotransferase family protein, which produces MQVTRELFNDVMVPNYAPSSIIPVRGLGSRVWDQNDNELIDFAGGIAVNCLGHCHPALVTALTDQAQKIWHLSNVMTNEPALRLAKKLTDATFADQVYFANSGAESNEAALKLARRWALDNYGSDKDQIIAFNQGFHGRTFFTVTVGGQAAYSDGFGPKPGAISHVDYNDLEAFSALISDKTCAVMIEPLQGEGGLVSPTDDFIKGVRALCDKHNALLIFDEVQTGVGRLGSLYAYMELGVTPDIMTTAKALGGGFPIAAMLTTKAIAKSLKIGTHGSTYGGNPLACAVAEAAFDTVNTPEVLAGVVAKEAIFRAGLDAINAKYNVFSEVRGKGLLLGAVLNEQYKGRAKDFMVASADAGLMALVAGANIVRFAPSLVIPEADIAEGLARFEQAVAKIVNA; this is translated from the coding sequence ATGCAAGTAACGCGTGAATTATTTAATGATGTAATGGTTCCTAACTATGCACCTTCAAGTATTATTCCAGTGCGCGGTTTAGGTTCACGCGTTTGGGATCAAAACGACAACGAATTAATTGATTTTGCCGGTGGTATTGCGGTGAACTGTCTTGGTCACTGTCACCCTGCGCTTGTTACAGCGTTGACGGATCAAGCTCAAAAAATATGGCACTTGAGCAATGTAATGACTAATGAGCCAGCATTGCGTTTAGCGAAGAAGCTAACCGATGCAACATTTGCAGATCAAGTTTATTTCGCGAACTCTGGTGCAGAATCAAACGAAGCGGCCCTTAAATTAGCGCGTCGTTGGGCATTAGATAACTACGGTAGCGACAAAGATCAAATCATTGCGTTTAACCAAGGTTTCCACGGTCGTACTTTCTTTACTGTGACGGTTGGTGGTCAAGCGGCTTACTCTGATGGTTTCGGTCCTAAGCCGGGTGCTATATCACACGTTGATTACAACGATTTAGAAGCCTTTAGCGCGCTTATCTCAGACAAAACTTGTGCGGTAATGATTGAACCATTACAAGGTGAAGGCGGCTTAGTTAGCCCGACTGATGATTTCATTAAAGGTGTTCGCGCCCTTTGTGATAAGCACAACGCCCTGTTAATTTTTGATGAAGTTCAAACGGGTGTTGGCCGTTTAGGTTCGTTGTATGCGTACATGGAGTTGGGCGTGACGCCTGACATTATGACAACAGCTAAAGCACTTGGCGGCGGTTTCCCTATCGCGGCGATGCTAACCACTAAAGCCATTGCTAAAAGTTTGAAGATTGGTACTCACGGTTCTACTTACGGCGGCAACCCATTAGCTTGTGCTGTGGCCGAAGCTGCATTTGATACGGTTAATACCCCTGAAGTATTAGCGGGTGTTGTAGCTAAAGAAGCTATTTTCCGTGCCGGTTTAGACGCTATTAACGCTAAATACAACGTGTTCTCTGAAGTTCGCGGTAAAGGTTTGTTGCTAGGTGCTGTATTAAATGAACAGTATAAAGGCCGTGCCAAAGACTTTATGGTTGCCTCTGCTGACGCGGGTTTGATGGCACTTGTTGCTGGCGCTAACATTGTGCGTTTTGCACCGTCGTTAGTTATTCCTGAAGCGGATATTGCTGAAGGTTTGGCTCGTTTCGAACAAGCGGTAGCGAAAATCGTTAACGCTTAA
- the astD gene encoding succinylglutamate-semialdehyde dehydrogenase, giving the protein MSNLNQYINGQWLAGQGAPVQSVNPATNDVIWQGQTATPAQVDLALKAARSAAFDWAQLGFEKREAIVLRFAQLVVENKEQLAEAIALETGKPLWETRTEAAGMAGKIAISIKAYHERTGTVENPAPGAKAFIRHKPHGVVAVFGPYNFPGHLPNGHIVPALLAGNTVVFKPSELTPRVGELTVKLWEQAGIPAGVLGLMQGEVETGIAIANHVEIDGLFFTGSSNTGHLLHKQFAGQPGKILALEMGGNNPLIVKDVANVDAAVHDIIQSAYVTTGQRCVCARKLFIAQGEAGDQLLARLIEVTKSIKIGHYNDEDQPFMGSMISERAALGMVAAQDMLIAKGANVLIKLEHTAGTGFVTPGLIDVTDFVRDLPDEEHFGPLLQVIRYSTFEEAIELANNTSFGLSAGLLADSRADYEFFFDRIRAGIVNWNKQITGASGSAPFGGVGGSGNHRASAYYAADYCAYPVASMEAEEVVLPATLTPGLAF; this is encoded by the coding sequence ATGTCGAATTTAAACCAATACATTAACGGTCAATGGCTAGCTGGCCAAGGCGCGCCAGTACAATCAGTTAATCCAGCGACTAATGACGTGATTTGGCAAGGTCAAACTGCGACTCCAGCGCAAGTTGACCTAGCATTAAAGGCTGCGCGTAGTGCCGCTTTTGATTGGGCCCAACTTGGTTTTGAAAAACGTGAAGCTATTGTGTTACGTTTTGCACAGCTAGTGGTTGAAAATAAAGAGCAACTAGCCGAAGCGATTGCGCTTGAAACGGGCAAGCCACTATGGGAAACCCGTACTGAAGCGGCTGGCATGGCGGGTAAAATCGCTATTTCAATTAAAGCCTACCACGAGCGTACTGGCACAGTTGAAAACCCAGCGCCGGGCGCTAAAGCCTTTATCCGTCACAAGCCACACGGTGTTGTTGCAGTATTTGGCCCATATAACTTCCCTGGTCATTTACCTAATGGTCACATTGTACCGGCTTTATTGGCCGGTAATACCGTGGTATTTAAGCCAAGTGAATTAACGCCGCGCGTTGGTGAGCTAACGGTTAAGCTGTGGGAGCAAGCAGGCATTCCTGCTGGCGTGCTTGGTTTGATGCAAGGTGAAGTTGAAACGGGCATCGCGATTGCGAACCACGTTGAAATTGATGGTTTATTCTTTACCGGTAGTTCAAACACTGGTCACCTGTTACATAAGCAGTTTGCTGGACAGCCAGGTAAAATATTAGCCTTGGAAATGGGTGGTAATAACCCATTAATCGTTAAAGATGTCGCTAATGTTGATGCGGCAGTGCATGACATTATTCAGTCGGCTTATGTGACAACAGGTCAGCGCTGTGTTTGTGCGCGTAAATTGTTTATTGCTCAAGGTGAAGCGGGCGATCAATTGCTTGCGCGTCTGATTGAAGTAACTAAATCAATTAAAATTGGTCACTATAACGACGAAGATCAGCCGTTTATGGGCTCAATGATTTCAGAGCGTGCTGCATTAGGCATGGTTGCTGCACAAGACATGTTAATTGCCAAAGGCGCTAACGTCCTAATTAAACTTGAGCACACAGCCGGTACCGGTTTTGTAACTCCTGGTTTAATTGATGTGACTGACTTTGTTCGTGACTTGCCAGATGAAGAGCACTTTGGTCCGTTATTGCAAGTCATTCGCTATTCAACCTTTGAAGAAGCAATTGAACTGGCTAACAATACCAGCTTTGGTTTGTCGGCTGGTTTATTAGCTGACAGCCGTGCTGATTACGAATTCTTCTTTGATCGCATTCGTGCCGGCATTGTTAACTGGAACAAGCAAATTACTGGCGCTAGCGGCTCTGCACCTTTTGGTGGCGTTGGCGGTAGTGGTAACCACCGAGCGAGCGCGTATTACGCGGCCGATTATTGTGCTTACCCAGTAGCCTCAATGGAAGCTGAAGAAGTTGTATTACCAGCAACGTTAACCCCAGGTTTGGCTTTTTAA
- a CDS encoding HDOD domain-containing protein, which yields MSRLKKWFSKEQVNQPETIELEHKQPQQVKINQKTGLKSKMVKDLEHTFYRYLVSKSLLAPEETEVNSEMPDNRILLEIELGPALQRQADRQASQDLFLALQAQLFHAVEEQSETRLIHLTNEDIKRFAIADSLMDALNVLNTRAASISRIKPLLLKHSGLLLNMVNLLNRFDFGQKSSGKPLGLKDAELSLSFLGIDQLRLLLPYLIMHEALKDSGRKFNQPSRKLWQHLQITAESARVLAELDGELNADEVYMQTMFHEMGAIYTMHVVSDCFDEACRSFRTLAKESGASEISHQISEIKSAAPVLDKLLPLFAPNISFKLAQQYKLSHFSLSNSLNELATAMTFDELSPISRVIAQGRAYALFKQMFKAQLMTKEQASQYLKYHQLDADKIRVLNKVKFLTVPKIED from the coding sequence GTGAGTCGCCTAAAAAAATGGTTCTCAAAAGAGCAGGTTAATCAACCTGAGACAATTGAACTAGAGCATAAACAGCCTCAACAAGTAAAAATAAATCAAAAAACTGGCCTTAAATCAAAGATGGTCAAAGATTTAGAGCACACGTTTTATCGTTATTTAGTGAGTAAATCACTGTTAGCGCCGGAAGAAACTGAAGTGAACAGTGAAATGCCAGACAACCGGATTTTACTTGAAATAGAACTTGGGCCGGCGTTGCAGCGTCAGGCCGATCGCCAAGCGAGTCAGGATCTGTTTTTGGCTTTGCAAGCGCAACTATTTCATGCGGTTGAAGAGCAATCTGAAACCAGACTGATTCATTTGACCAATGAGGATATTAAACGCTTTGCGATAGCTGATAGTTTGATGGATGCCCTGAACGTGCTTAATACACGGGCGGCTTCAATATCACGGATTAAGCCGCTGTTATTAAAGCATTCTGGTTTATTACTTAATATGGTTAACTTGCTTAACCGTTTTGACTTTGGCCAAAAGAGCTCCGGCAAACCATTGGGGCTAAAAGATGCCGAATTAAGTCTGAGCTTTTTGGGCATTGACCAACTGCGATTATTGTTACCCTATTTAATTATGCACGAAGCGTTAAAAGACTCGGGTCGTAAATTCAATCAACCCTCGCGTAAGTTATGGCAACATCTGCAGATAACCGCCGAGTCGGCTCGGGTGTTGGCTGAACTTGACGGTGAACTTAACGCCGATGAAGTTTACATGCAGACGATGTTTCATGAGATGGGCGCAATTTATACCATGCATGTGGTGAGTGATTGTTTTGATGAGGCTTGCCGTAGTTTTAGAACGCTAGCCAAGGAAAGCGGCGCGTCGGAAATTAGTCACCAAATCTCTGAGATAAAATCGGCGGCGCCAGTGCTTGATAAACTGTTACCGCTGTTTGCACCTAACATTAGTTTTAAGTTAGCTCAGCAATATAAGCTGTCGCATTTTTCGTTAAGTAATAGCTTAAATGAGTTGGCTACGGCGATGACCTTTGATGAGCTCTCGCCAATATCACGAGTGATTGCGCAAGGTCGGGCATATGCGTTATTTAAGCAAATGTTTAAAGCCCAATTAATGACGAAAGAGCAAGCATCTCAATACTTGAAATATCATCAGCTCGATGCGGATAAAATTCGAGTTCTTAACAAAGTTAAATTCTTAACGGTGCCAAAAATTGAAGATTGA